A single genomic interval of Bradyrhizobium sp. sBnM-33 harbors:
- a CDS encoding GntR family transcriptional regulator, which yields MSLPVGLPALANSDLVGQIARILMQAIVQGRLPPGSKVVEAGVARELGVSRAPVREAARLLEKQGLLVASPRRGFFVRKLEIRNIDEIYDLRLCIERHASVLAARRLTPESRDVLRRQIDVLHRTADLDDPARQVEEDYRFHRLIFEIADNRRLLRLFDDLAAELRMVIGLIGRLYDDPHEIARTHEPLLAAIEAGHPERITAHVDYHIGHAWREVGRLVRELTPPLGNATEPNGILFPANGVSV from the coding sequence ATGTCTCTTCCGGTGGGATTACCGGCACTTGCGAACAGCGATCTGGTCGGCCAGATCGCTCGAATCCTGATGCAGGCCATTGTTCAGGGGCGATTGCCCCCAGGCTCCAAGGTGGTGGAGGCAGGGGTTGCCAGGGAATTAGGCGTCAGCCGCGCGCCCGTGCGCGAGGCGGCACGCCTTCTGGAGAAGCAGGGGCTGCTGGTTGCGAGCCCGCGCCGGGGCTTTTTCGTCCGCAAGCTCGAAATCAGAAACATCGACGAGATCTACGATCTGCGTCTGTGCATCGAACGGCATGCCAGCGTGCTGGCGGCGCGGCGGCTTACTCCGGAGTCGCGCGATGTTTTGCGGCGGCAAATCGATGTTCTGCACCGAACCGCCGATCTCGACGACCCCGCCCGGCAGGTGGAAGAGGACTATCGCTTTCACCGGCTGATTTTTGAAATCGCAGATAACCGCCGCCTGCTGCGGCTGTTCGATGATCTCGCAGCAGAACTGCGTATGGTCATCGGCCTGATCGGCCGCCTCTACGATGACCCGCATGAGATCGCGAGGACGCACGAGCCGCTGCTGGCGGCGATCGAAGCCGGTCATCCCGAGCGCATCACCGCGCATGTCGACTACCATATCGGCCACGCCTGGCGCGAAGTCGGCAGGCTGGTGCGAGAGCTTACGCCGCCGCTCGGCAATGCCACCGAACCGAACGGTATCCTGTTCCCAGCCAACGGAGTATCCGTGTGA
- a CDS encoding class II aldolase/adducin family protein — MTSAAHHTAKAWPAVDDQTLQIRIDLAAAYRLIHRLGLDDSIYTHISVRLPGRQDRFLINPYGLRFEEVTASNLVTVDLDGNVIDDPMGLGINPAGFTIHSAIHAARHDAICVLHTHTVAGIAVACQKQGLLPLNQWSLQFTGCLAYHDYEGIALDLDERSRLVADLGDKFVMVLRNHGMLTCGRSVAEAFKLMHNLERSCRAQLAVQSSGAEIVELSAAVARKTAGQYSSFYDAIETNGVPDSEWAAFKRMLARTDPDFAN; from the coding sequence ATGACAAGCGCAGCCCACCACACCGCGAAGGCCTGGCCGGCGGTGGACGACCAGACCCTGCAAATCCGGATCGACCTCGCGGCGGCTTACCGGCTGATTCACCGGCTGGGTCTCGACGACAGCATCTACACCCACATCTCCGTCCGCCTTCCGGGCCGACAGGACCGCTTTCTCATCAACCCCTACGGCCTGCGCTTCGAGGAAGTCACGGCATCCAACCTGGTGACGGTCGACCTCGACGGAAACGTCATCGACGATCCTATGGGGCTCGGCATCAATCCGGCGGGTTTTACGATTCACAGTGCGATCCATGCCGCGCGGCATGACGCGATCTGCGTGCTGCACACGCACACGGTCGCGGGCATCGCCGTTGCCTGCCAGAAGCAAGGATTGCTGCCGCTCAATCAATGGTCGCTGCAGTTCACCGGCTGCCTCGCCTATCATGACTATGAGGGCATCGCGCTCGATCTCGACGAGCGTTCGCGCCTGGTCGCCGATCTCGGCGACAAGTTCGTGATGGTGTTGCGCAATCACGGCATGCTGACCTGCGGACGCTCGGTCGCCGAGGCCTTCAAGCTGATGCACAATCTGGAACGCTCCTGTCGTGCTCAGCTCGCGGTGCAGTCGTCAGGCGCCGAGATCGTCGAGCTATCCGCAGCCGTGGCCCGCAAGACGGCCGGCCAATACTCCAGCTTCTACGACGCGATCGAAACCAACGGCGTGCCCGACAGCGAATGGGCCGCTTTCAAGCGGATGCTCGCGCGTACCGATCCCGATTTTGCCAACTGA
- a CDS encoding Mrp/NBP35 family ATP-binding protein — protein MDREQPVPATPPDLKARATSKAAGIPGVKHAIAVASGKGGVGKSTTSCNLALGFAALGLKTGILDADIYGPSQQKLFGLRGKPRQLGPRMLEPLERFGVKVMSIGFLVEEDNAMIWRGPMVISAITQMLREVAWDDLDILVVDLPPGTGDAQLTMAQQAPLAGAIIVSTPQDIALIDARRGIAMFQKVSIPILGLIENMSSFCCPTCNHVTPIFGHGGARMEAERRGIPYLGEIPLDMQIRKTSDEGRPIVAIEPDGVHAKHYISIAREIWTAIVTGAAHRPPPRIVIE, from the coding sequence TTGGATCGTGAGCAGCCTGTGCCCGCCACCCCTCCAGATCTCAAGGCCCGCGCGACGTCGAAGGCCGCCGGCATTCCCGGCGTCAAGCACGCCATCGCGGTCGCTTCCGGCAAGGGCGGCGTCGGAAAGTCCACCACCTCCTGCAACCTCGCGCTCGGCTTCGCCGCGCTTGGACTGAAAACTGGCATTCTCGATGCCGACATCTACGGTCCGTCGCAACAAAAACTGTTCGGACTGCGCGGCAAGCCGCGCCAGCTCGGCCCGCGCATGCTGGAGCCATTGGAGCGCTTTGGCGTCAAGGTGATGTCGATCGGCTTTCTGGTTGAGGAAGACAACGCCATGATCTGGCGCGGACCGATGGTGATCTCGGCCATTACACAAATGCTCCGCGAAGTCGCCTGGGACGATCTCGATATTCTCGTCGTCGATCTGCCGCCCGGCACCGGCGATGCGCAACTCACCATGGCGCAACAGGCGCCGCTAGCCGGCGCGATCATCGTCTCGACGCCGCAGGACATCGCCCTGATCGACGCGCGACGCGGCATCGCGATGTTTCAGAAGGTGAGCATTCCGATCCTGGGCCTGATCGAGAATATGTCGAGCTTCTGTTGCCCGACCTGCAACCACGTCACGCCGATCTTCGGCCACGGCGGCGCGCGGATGGAAGCCGAACGCCGCGGCATTCCCTATCTCGGCGAGATCCCGCTCGACATGCAGATCCGGAAAACTTCGGACGAGGGCCGCCCCATCGTCGCGATCGAGCCCGACGGTGTCCACGCGAAGCATTACATCAGCATTGCCCGTGAAATCTGGACCGCGATCGTAACCGGCGCGGCGCACCGGCCGCCGCCGCGTATCGTCATCGAATAA
- a CDS encoding histone deacetylase family protein yields the protein MKAVYTELHRSHDPQFFLVRGVIKRTTEQPERADRLLAGLKAGKHSLVEPTLFGQGPRARVHSAEYLRFMEEAWDAWVALGDSGSEMIANIHPVRYGATYPTHIVGRLGWHAADTAAPIGKGTYAAACAATDVAATAAQLVMDGEDAVYALCRPPGHHAYADMSGGFCFFNNSAVAAAQLRLQHERVAILDVDVHHGNGTQGIFYERSDVLTVSIHADPVFFYPFVWGYAHERGAGPGLGANLNIPLPKGTGDDDYIKALGDAEKTIRAFAPGALVVALGLDASEHDPLAGLAVTTAGFRRIGAAIARLGLPTVFVQEGGYLSDILGANLTAVLGGFEEAR from the coding sequence GTGAAGGCCGTCTACACCGAACTGCATCGAAGCCACGATCCGCAATTCTTCCTGGTGCGCGGCGTCATCAAGCGCACCACCGAGCAGCCCGAACGCGCCGATCGGCTGCTGGCCGGGTTGAAGGCCGGCAAGCACAGCCTCGTCGAGCCGACGTTGTTCGGGCAGGGCCCGCGGGCGCGCGTTCACAGCGCGGAGTATCTGCGTTTTATGGAGGAAGCCTGGGACGCCTGGGTCGCGCTCGGTGACTCCGGCTCGGAGATGATCGCCAACATCCACCCCGTTCGCTACGGCGCGACATACCCAACCCATATCGTCGGCCGCCTGGGCTGGCACGCGGCGGATACGGCGGCTCCGATCGGCAAGGGCACTTACGCCGCCGCCTGTGCCGCCACCGATGTCGCTGCGACTGCGGCGCAACTCGTCATGGACGGCGAAGACGCTGTGTATGCGCTGTGCCGACCGCCGGGCCATCACGCCTATGCCGACATGTCGGGCGGCTTCTGTTTCTTCAACAACAGCGCGGTGGCAGCGGCGCAGCTTCGGCTGCAGCATGAGCGCGTCGCAATCCTCGATGTCGACGTGCATCACGGCAACGGCACGCAGGGCATCTTCTATGAGCGCTCCGACGTGCTGACGGTGTCGATCCATGCCGACCCCGTCTTCTTCTATCCATTCGTGTGGGGATATGCGCATGAGCGCGGCGCCGGGCCCGGCCTCGGCGCCAATCTGAACATCCCGTTGCCCAAGGGCACCGGGGATGACGATTACATCAAGGCGCTCGGCGACGCCGAAAAAACCATCCGCGCCTTTGCGCCCGGCGCGCTGGTGGTGGCACTCGGCCTCGATGCCTCGGAGCACGATCCGCTCGCCGGCCTCGCGGTGACCACGGCCGGCTTCCGGCGTATCGGCGCTGCCATCGCGCGGCTCGGCCTGCCGACCGTTTTCGTTCAGGAGGGCGGTTATCTGTCGGATATTCTCGGCGCCAATCTCACGGCCGTGCTCGGCGGCTTCGAAGAGGCTCGTTAG